A genomic stretch from Deinococcus aquiradiocola includes:
- a CDS encoding sugar phosphate isomerase/epimerase family protein: protein MTRPVTLFTGQWADLPLAELAPLARRMGYDGLELACWGDHFDVQAALRDDTYVTRVRDLLDAHGLQCRAISNHLVGQAVCDPIDARHRSIVPAHVWGDGEPEGVRTRAAQEMIDTGRAAAKLGVKTVNGFTGSSVWHSLYAFPPTDQAYWDAGYTDFARRWTPILDAFDREDINFALEVHPTEIAFDLATAQRALDAVNGHPRFGFNYDPSHLGYQHVDYVRFIRTFADRIFHVHMKDVWWGHGSGEVGVFGGHTDFGDARRYWDFRSVGRGDIRFEDVIVALNDVGYAGPLSVEWEDARMDRVHGATESAAYVRRLDFPASAVAFDAAFERK from the coding sequence GTGACGCGCCCCGTCACGCTCTTCACCGGCCAGTGGGCGGACCTGCCGCTCGCGGAACTCGCGCCGCTCGCCCGGAGAATGGGGTACGACGGCCTGGAACTCGCCTGCTGGGGCGACCACTTCGACGTGCAGGCCGCCCTGCGGGACGACACCTACGTGACGCGCGTCCGTGACCTGCTGGACGCGCACGGCCTGCAGTGCCGCGCCATCAGCAACCACCTCGTCGGGCAGGCCGTGTGCGACCCCATCGACGCCCGCCACCGCTCCATCGTGCCCGCACACGTGTGGGGCGACGGCGAGCCCGAAGGCGTCCGGACGCGCGCCGCGCAGGAGATGATCGACACCGGGCGCGCCGCCGCGAAACTCGGCGTGAAGACCGTCAACGGCTTCACCGGCAGCAGCGTCTGGCACAGCCTGTACGCCTTCCCGCCCACCGATCAGGCGTACTGGGACGCGGGCTACACGGACTTCGCGCGCCGCTGGACGCCCATCCTCGACGCCTTCGACCGGGAGGACATCAACTTCGCGCTGGAAGTCCACCCGACCGAGATCGCCTTCGACCTCGCCACCGCGCAGCGCGCCCTGGACGCCGTGAACGGCCACCCGCGCTTCGGCTTCAACTACGACCCCAGCCACCTCGGGTACCAGCACGTGGACTACGTGCGCTTCATCCGGACGTTCGCCGACCGGATTTTCCACGTGCACATGAAGGACGTGTGGTGGGGGCACGGCAGCGGCGAGGTGGGCGTCTTCGGCGGGCACACCGACTTCGGCGACGCGCGCCGCTACTGGGACTTCCGTTCGGTGGGACGCGGCGACATCCGCTTCGAGGACGTGATCGTCGCCCTGAACGACGTCGGCTACGCCGGACCGCTCAGCGTGGAGTGGGAGGACGCCCGGATGGACCGCGTGCACGGCGCCACCGAGAGCGCCGCGTACGTGCGCCGCCTCGACTTTCCCGCCTCGGCCGTCGCCTTCGACGCGGCCTTCGAGCGCAAATGA
- a CDS encoding Gfo/Idh/MocA family protein, whose translation MSAVTPGPRPLRLAMVGGGQDAFIGAVHRMAARLDGQYELVAGALSSTPDKARASGLALGLTEERSYPSHEALIAGELAKPPSERVQVVSIVTPNHLHYPVALACVQAGFHVVCDKPLVHTVTQALALRQAVRQAGTVFGVTYNYSGYPLVRQMRHMVQGGELGELRKVSAEYHQGWLARSVTEAESKQAGWRTDPARSGPAGALGDIGTHAEQLMRYVTGQDACEVCAELTSFVPGRTLDDDVTVLLRYPGGAKGLLTASQVEIGRENDLRLAVFGTLGSLSWRQEDPNVLVYDRLDAPRQLLTRGGPGLSAAAQAATRLPAGHPEAFIEAFANVYSGVARHVRALERGEPHTPDYPTVEDGVQGVAFVGDVLRSHHAGGRWVTCEDHGTA comes from the coding sequence ATGAGCGCCGTCACCCCCGGCCCGCGCCCGCTGCGCCTCGCGATGGTGGGCGGCGGACAGGACGCGTTCATCGGCGCGGTGCACCGCATGGCGGCCCGGCTGGACGGCCAGTACGAACTCGTGGCGGGCGCCCTGTCCAGCACGCCGGACAAGGCCCGCGCCTCCGGGCTCGCGCTCGGCCTGACCGAGGAGCGCAGCTACCCCAGCCACGAGGCGCTCATCGCGGGCGAACTGGCGAAACCGCCGTCCGAACGCGTGCAGGTGGTCAGCATCGTCACGCCCAACCACCTGCACTACCCGGTCGCGCTCGCGTGCGTCCAGGCGGGCTTCCATGTCGTGTGCGACAAGCCCCTCGTGCACACCGTCACGCAGGCCCTCGCGCTCCGTCAGGCCGTGCGGCAGGCGGGCACGGTGTTCGGCGTGACGTACAACTACAGCGGCTACCCGCTCGTACGCCAGATGCGGCACATGGTGCAGGGCGGCGAACTCGGCGAGCTGCGCAAGGTCAGCGCCGAGTACCACCAGGGCTGGCTCGCCCGCAGCGTCACCGAGGCCGAGAGCAAGCAGGCGGGCTGGCGCACCGACCCCGCCCGCAGCGGCCCGGCCGGCGCGCTCGGCGACATCGGCACGCACGCCGAACAGCTCATGCGGTACGTGACGGGCCAGGACGCGTGCGAGGTGTGCGCCGAGCTGACCTCATTCGTGCCGGGCCGCACCCTGGACGACGACGTGACCGTGCTGCTGCGCTACCCCGGCGGCGCGAAGGGCCTGCTGACGGCGTCGCAGGTCGAGATCGGACGGGAGAACGACCTGCGGCTCGCGGTGTTCGGCACGCTCGGCAGCCTCAGCTGGCGGCAGGAGGACCCGAACGTGCTCGTGTACGACCGCCTGGACGCCCCCCGGCAACTCCTCACGCGCGGCGGGCCGGGCCTGAGCGCGGCCGCGCAGGCCGCCACGCGCCTGCCCGCCGGGCACCCGGAAGCGTTCATCGAGGCGTTCGCGAACGTGTACAGCGGCGTCGCCCGGCACGTGCGCGCCCTAGAGCGCGGCGAGCCGCACACGCCCGACTACCCGACCGTCGAGGACGGCGTGCAGGGCGTGGCCTTCGTGGGCGACGTGCTGCGCAGTCACCACGCGGGCGGCCGCTGGGTCACGTGCGAGGACCACGGCACGGCCTGA
- a CDS encoding sugar phosphate isomerase/epimerase family protein codes for MTHPSRGTLSVQLYTFRDAYAADPGGTLARLARTGFRYVEPFGVGSNNQPAADRVSGATALRGLLDEHGLSASSAHTGAPVGPDADSMLDAIEALGVQTVVISWPGEVPGFERDVMSTLDGTLRFADALNEAADRAAARGVRLGFHNHWWEWTVFADGRSAYDTLLQALRPEVFMEVDAYWAQTAGQSPAALVGQLGERVRLLHLKDGPAEPDAAQVPLGGGVIDNLAVIRAAPWVRWHVLEMDRTDGDVFAEVRQSARTLIEAGVSDWT; via the coding sequence ATGACACACCCCAGCAGAGGCACCCTGTCCGTCCAGCTGTACACCTTCCGCGACGCGTACGCCGCCGATCCCGGCGGGACGCTCGCCCGGCTCGCCCGGACGGGCTTCCGGTACGTGGAACCGTTCGGGGTCGGCAGCAACAACCAGCCTGCCGCCGACCGCGTGAGCGGCGCCACCGCCCTGAGAGGCCTGCTGGACGAGCACGGCCTGAGCGCGTCGTCCGCGCACACGGGCGCGCCGGTCGGGCCGGACGCGGACAGCATGCTGGACGCCATCGAAGCACTCGGCGTGCAGACGGTCGTGATCTCCTGGCCGGGCGAGGTGCCGGGCTTCGAACGGGACGTGATGTCCACCCTGGACGGCACGCTGCGCTTCGCGGACGCCCTGAACGAAGCGGCGGACCGCGCGGCGGCACGCGGCGTCCGGCTCGGCTTCCACAACCACTGGTGGGAGTGGACGGTCTTCGCGGACGGCCGCAGCGCCTACGACACGCTGCTGCAGGCCCTCCGGCCCGAGGTGTTCATGGAGGTGGACGCGTACTGGGCACAGACGGCCGGTCAGTCGCCCGCCGCGCTCGTCGGGCAGCTGGGCGAACGCGTGCGGCTCCTGCATCTCAAGGACGGCCCGGCCGAACCGGACGCCGCCCAGGTGCCGCTGGGCGGCGGCGTGATCGACAACCTCGCCGTGATCCGCGCCGCGCCCTGGGTGCGCTGGCACGTGCTGGAGATGGACCGCACGGACGGCGACGTGTTCGCCGAGGTCCGGCAGAGCGCACGGACCCTGATCGAGGCGGGCGTCAGCGACTGGACCTGA
- a CDS encoding S53 family peptidase, which produces MTEARPEPRTTLPDSRKTAPHRAERVGQPSPDDTLEVTLRVRPRQPLPEPGTATPVLTPAEYLERYGADHDDLERIADFAHDHHLSVVQSSPERRTVVLSGALHDMEAAFGATLHLYRPLGSDDQPSAAAQFRGRSGTLSVPSPLAPLIEGVFGLDDRPQAHPQYRYARPPTPEPGTAHPHAFTNGFPVTALTAAYAFPAGTDGSGQTVAIIELGGGYRTADLRAYFRAAGLPTPRVTAVSVNGARNRPTGDPGGPDGEVMLDIEVVGASAPGARIVVYFAPNTDAGFLNAVTTAAHDPTHRPSVISISWGAAESNWTTQAMNAMTAAFQEAGLLGVSVFCAAGDDGSSDRVPGGLAHADFPASSPAATGCGGTRLTLQGGLIAMESVWNNGVQQGASGGGISDTYPLPAYQSGAGVPTSANPPHRAGRGVPDVSAVADPQSGYQVRVDGVDTVIGGTSAVAPLWAGLTARLNQALGTRLGFLNPALYAHPEAFHDITVGNNGAYAARTGWDPCTGLGTPNGEALLQALRRT; this is translated from the coding sequence ATGACCGAAGCAAGGCCGGAACCCCGCACCACCCTGCCCGACAGCCGCAAGACCGCCCCACACCGCGCCGAACGTGTCGGCCAGCCCTCACCGGACGACACCCTCGAAGTCACCCTCCGCGTCCGGCCGCGCCAGCCGCTCCCCGAACCCGGCACCGCCACCCCCGTCCTCACGCCCGCCGAGTACCTCGAACGGTACGGCGCCGACCACGACGACCTCGAACGCATCGCCGACTTCGCGCACGACCACCACCTCAGCGTCGTCCAGAGCAGCCCCGAACGCCGGACCGTCGTCCTCAGCGGCGCCCTCCACGACATGGAAGCCGCCTTCGGCGCCACGCTCCACCTCTACCGGCCGCTCGGCAGCGACGACCAGCCGAGTGCCGCCGCGCAGTTCCGCGGGCGAAGCGGCACCCTCAGCGTCCCCTCCCCGCTCGCACCGCTCATCGAAGGCGTCTTCGGGCTCGACGACCGCCCACAGGCCCACCCGCAGTACCGCTACGCCCGCCCCCCCACCCCCGAACCCGGCACCGCGCACCCGCACGCCTTCACGAACGGTTTCCCCGTCACCGCCCTCACCGCCGCGTACGCCTTCCCTGCCGGCACGGACGGCAGCGGGCAGACTGTCGCCATCATCGAACTCGGCGGCGGCTACCGGACCGCCGACCTGCGCGCGTACTTCAGGGCCGCCGGACTCCCCACCCCCCGCGTCACGGCCGTCAGCGTGAACGGCGCCCGCAACCGCCCCACCGGCGACCCCGGCGGACCGGACGGCGAAGTCATGCTCGACATCGAAGTGGTCGGCGCGTCCGCTCCCGGCGCGCGCATCGTCGTGTACTTCGCGCCCAACACCGACGCGGGCTTCCTGAACGCCGTCACCACCGCCGCCCACGACCCCACCCACCGGCCCAGCGTCATCAGCATCAGCTGGGGCGCGGCCGAGAGCAACTGGACGACGCAGGCCATGAACGCCATGACCGCCGCCTTCCAGGAAGCCGGTCTGCTCGGCGTCAGCGTCTTCTGCGCCGCCGGAGACGACGGCAGCAGCGACCGCGTGCCCGGCGGCCTCGCCCACGCGGACTTTCCTGCCTCCAGCCCCGCCGCGACCGGCTGCGGCGGCACGCGCCTCACCCTGCAGGGCGGCCTGATCGCCATGGAATCCGTCTGGAACAACGGCGTCCAGCAGGGCGCGTCAGGCGGCGGCATCAGCGACACCTACCCCCTCCCCGCGTACCAGTCGGGCGCGGGCGTCCCCACCTCCGCCAACCCCCCACACCGCGCCGGACGCGGCGTGCCCGACGTGAGCGCCGTCGCCGACCCGCAGAGCGGCTATCAGGTCCGCGTGGACGGCGTGGACACCGTCATCGGCGGCACCAGCGCCGTCGCGCCCCTCTGGGCGGGCCTCACCGCCCGGCTCAACCAGGCGCTCGGCACGCGCCTCGGCTTCCTGAACCCCGCCCTCTACGCCCACCCGGAAGCCTTCCACGACATCACCGTCGGCAACAACGGCGCCTACGCCGCCCGGACCGGCTGGGACCCCTGCACCGGCCTCGGCACCCCGAACGGCGAAGCCCTCCTCCAGGCGCTCCGCCGCACCTGA
- a CDS encoding transporter substrate-binding domain-containing protein — MKHLIPLATLALLGAASAASVSTLTPGVLVIGQEGTYAPFTFKDAQGNLTGFDTDIAKAIAAKLGLKPQFVLTEWSGILAGLQAGKFDVVVNQVGITAERQKTIGFSAPYAYSSPQIIVKKTGTFAPTTLADLKGKRVGVGLGSNFEAQLRAAGGINVVTYPGAPEYLADLATGRLDAAFNDRLLVGYLIKSQNLPVKGAGVIGQPESVGIAMKKSNTSLQAAVNRALLQIKADGTYARISRQWFGQDVSKP, encoded by the coding sequence ATGAAACACCTCATCCCCCTCGCCACCCTCGCCCTGCTCGGCGCCGCCAGCGCGGCCAGCGTCAGCACCCTCACCCCCGGCGTCCTCGTGATCGGCCAGGAAGGCACCTACGCCCCCTTCACCTTCAAGGACGCGCAGGGCAACCTCACCGGCTTCGACACCGACATCGCCAAGGCCATCGCCGCGAAACTCGGCCTGAAGCCCCAGTTCGTCCTCACCGAATGGAGCGGCATCCTCGCCGGCCTCCAGGCCGGGAAGTTCGACGTGGTCGTCAACCAGGTCGGCATCACCGCCGAACGCCAGAAGACCATCGGCTTCAGCGCCCCCTACGCGTACAGCAGCCCGCAGATCATCGTCAAGAAGACCGGCACCTTCGCGCCCACGACCCTCGCGGACCTGAAAGGCAAGCGCGTCGGCGTGGGCCTGGGCAGCAACTTCGAAGCGCAGCTGCGCGCGGCGGGCGGCATCAACGTCGTCACGTACCCCGGCGCGCCCGAGTACCTCGCGGACCTCGCCACCGGCCGACTCGACGCGGCCTTCAACGACCGGCTGCTCGTCGGGTACCTCATCAAGTCCCAGAACCTCCCCGTCAAGGGCGCGGGCGTGATCGGCCAGCCGGAATCGGTCGGCATCGCCATGAAGAAGAGCAACACCTCCCTGCAGGCCGCCGTGAACCGCGCCCTGCTGCAGATCAAGGCCGACGGGACGTACGCCCGTATCAGCCGCCAGTGGTTCGGTCAGGACGTCAGCAAACCCTGA
- a CDS encoding amino acid ABC transporter permease, which translates to MEQFQLVLQSAWAALPTLLAATRLTLGFALAAMLLGLPLGLLVALARLYAPRPLAALAGLYVSFIRGTPLLVQIFVIYYGLPSVGLVLTPVQGGVLALTLNAGAYLSETIRAAIQSVPRGQREAAYSLGLSPAQTMQAVILPQAARVALPSLGNTLIGLVKDTSLVSVITVVELLRSAQLVIARTFEPFGPYLAAALVYWAISSVLELVQRRLETRLSRSG; encoded by the coding sequence ATGGAACAGTTCCAACTCGTGCTGCAGAGCGCCTGGGCCGCCCTGCCGACCCTGCTCGCCGCGACGCGCCTCACGCTGGGCTTCGCGCTCGCCGCGATGCTGCTCGGCCTGCCGCTCGGTCTGCTCGTGGCCCTCGCCCGCCTGTACGCCCCACGCCCCCTGGCCGCCCTGGCGGGCCTGTACGTGTCGTTCATCCGGGGCACGCCGCTGCTCGTGCAGATCTTCGTGATCTACTACGGCCTGCCCAGCGTCGGGCTGGTCCTCACGCCCGTGCAGGGCGGCGTGCTCGCCCTCACCCTGAACGCGGGCGCGTACCTGTCCGAAACGATCCGCGCCGCCATCCAGAGCGTCCCGCGCGGCCAGCGGGAAGCGGCGTACAGCCTGGGCCTCAGCCCCGCGCAGACCATGCAGGCCGTGATCCTGCCGCAGGCGGCCCGCGTCGCCCTGCCCAGCCTCGGCAACACCCTGATCGGCCTCGTGAAGGACACGTCGCTCGTGTCGGTCATCACGGTCGTCGAACTGCTGCGCAGCGCCCAGCTCGTGATCGCCCGAACCTTCGAACCGTTCGGACCCTACCTCGCGGCCGCCCTGGTGTACTGGGCGATCAGCAGCGTGCTGGAACTCGTGCAGCGCCGCCTGGAGACACGCCTCTCCCGCAGCGGCTAG
- a CDS encoding metal-sensitive transcriptional regulator, with translation MNSPHAPDGEGTHPHLCMPEDARKRASRRLAIARGHLESIVRMLDDPHVYCVDVLRQIKAVQGALSGAGEVVLRGHLEAHVATAHERGDTTEIVEELMEALKYT, from the coding sequence ATGAATTCCCCGCACGCGCCGGACGGCGAGGGCACGCACCCGCACCTGTGCATGCCCGAAGATGCCCGTAAACGCGCGTCCAGACGCCTCGCCATCGCGCGCGGGCACCTGGAGAGCATCGTGCGGATGCTGGACGACCCGCACGTGTACTGCGTGGACGTGCTGCGGCAGATCAAGGCGGTGCAGGGCGCCCTGTCCGGTGCGGGCGAGGTCGTGCTGCGCGGGCATCTGGAAGCCCACGTCGCGACCGCCCACGAGCGCGGCGACACCACCGAGATCGTCGAGGAACTCATGGAAGCCCTCAAGTACACCTGA
- a CDS encoding CopZ family metallochaperone, which yields MTTELKITGMTCGHCQSAVTKALRAVPGVQNAQVDLSTGQAIVEGDADLQALVAAVTEEGYTAQRASTPAGLR from the coding sequence ATGACCACCGAACTGAAGATCACCGGCATGACCTGCGGCCACTGCCAGAGCGCCGTCACCAAAGCCCTGCGCGCCGTGCCCGGCGTCCAGAACGCCCAGGTGGACCTCTCGACCGGGCAGGCCATCGTCGAGGGCGACGCCGACCTGCAGGCCCTGGTGGCCGCCGTCACCGAGGAAGGCTACACCGCGCAGCGCGCCAGCACCCCCGCCGGCCTGCGGTGA
- a CDS encoding four-helix bundle copper-binding protein yields the protein MTSSELQVCLDACLRCLQACEHCASACLSEPDVGMMVACIRLDRDCADACTFTARLLMRGSELHAEACRVCAEACDRCAAECGRHGHEHCQACARACRACADACRALAA from the coding sequence ATGACGAGTTCCGAACTGCAGGTCTGTCTGGACGCCTGCCTGCGTTGCCTGCAGGCCTGCGAGCACTGCGCGTCCGCGTGCCTGTCCGAGCCGGACGTGGGCATGATGGTGGCCTGCATCCGTCTGGACCGCGACTGCGCGGACGCGTGCACCTTCACGGCGCGCCTGCTGATGCGCGGCAGTGAGCTGCACGCCGAGGCGTGCCGGGTGTGCGCCGAGGCCTGTGACCGCTGCGCGGCCGAGTGCGGCAGGCACGGTCACGAGCACTGCCAGGCGTGCGCGCGGGCGTGCCGGGCGTGCGCGGACGCCTGCCGGGCCCTGGCGGCCTGA
- a CDS encoding aldehyde dehydrogenase family protein — translation MQPFTSRPARPAPTPPGPASVTQRDTSPAALRELFDLQRSERWHAARTTATERSELLSRLRATVKANRVRIAAALAQDLGKSRAEAEITEIHPLLDELRATRRHLGEWMKPRRVQGAPNLGLGRSEVQFEARGVTLILSPWNYPLNLCLAPLVGALAAGNTAILKPSEKAPATARIIREIVTQTFPPSLVAVVEGDAQVAQDLLALPFDHVFFTGSPAVGRKVMTAAAQTLASVTLELGGKSPVIVDESADLNVAARRVAWGKFLNAGQTCVAPDHVYVHERVAQDFTARLVTATEALYGGPVWQRVGGEYGRMVDEGSVARLRRLTQGSVAQGATLHYGGTFDEARRYVSPTVLTGVQEDMPVMAEELFGPVLPVITYRNLQDPLERIRTREKPLALYLFSSDAATERVIRTETSSGSLVVNGTVVQFVHPHLPFGGVGPSGQGNYHGEYSFRAFSHERAVLHEPLHSPSKSLFPPYGRLLPRFTSWALRKLNE, via the coding sequence ATGCAGCCGTTCACGTCCCGCCCGGCCCGCCCCGCCCCCACCCCGCCCGGCCCCGCATCCGTCACGCAGCGCGACACGTCCCCCGCCGCGCTGCGTGAACTGTTCGACCTGCAGCGCTCCGAACGCTGGCACGCCGCGCGCACGACGGCCACCGAGCGCAGCGAACTGCTGTCACGCCTGCGCGCCACCGTCAAGGCGAACCGCGTCCGGATCGCGGCCGCGCTCGCGCAGGACCTCGGCAAGAGCCGCGCCGAGGCGGAAATCACCGAGATTCACCCGCTGCTCGACGAGCTGCGCGCCACGCGCCGCCACCTCGGCGAGTGGATGAAACCGCGCCGCGTGCAGGGCGCACCCAACCTCGGCCTGGGCCGCAGCGAGGTGCAGTTCGAGGCGCGCGGCGTCACCCTGATCCTCAGCCCCTGGAACTACCCGCTGAACCTGTGCCTCGCGCCGCTCGTCGGGGCGCTCGCCGCCGGGAACACTGCCATCCTGAAACCGAGCGAGAAGGCGCCCGCCACGGCCCGCATCATCCGCGAGATCGTCACGCAGACCTTCCCGCCGTCGCTGGTCGCCGTGGTGGAAGGCGACGCGCAGGTCGCGCAGGACCTGCTCGCCCTGCCGTTCGATCACGTGTTCTTCACCGGCAGTCCCGCCGTGGGCCGCAAGGTCATGACGGCCGCCGCGCAGACCCTCGCGAGCGTCACGCTGGAACTCGGCGGGAAATCCCCCGTCATCGTGGACGAGAGCGCCGACCTGAACGTCGCCGCGCGCCGCGTCGCGTGGGGCAAGTTCCTGAACGCCGGACAGACCTGCGTCGCGCCGGACCACGTGTACGTGCACGAACGCGTCGCGCAGGACTTCACGGCGCGGCTCGTGACGGCGACCGAGGCGCTGTACGGCGGCCCCGTGTGGCAGCGCGTCGGGGGCGAGTACGGCCGCATGGTGGACGAGGGCAGCGTGGCCCGCCTGCGCCGACTGACGCAGGGCAGCGTCGCGCAGGGCGCCACCCTCCACTACGGCGGCACCTTCGACGAGGCGAGACGCTACGTGTCGCCCACCGTCCTGACCGGCGTGCAGGAGGACATGCCCGTCATGGCGGAGGAACTGTTCGGACCGGTCCTGCCCGTCATCACCTACCGGAACCTGCAGGACCCGCTGGAACGCATCCGCACGCGCGAGAAACCGCTCGCGCTGTACCTGTTCAGCAGCGACGCGGCCACCGAACGCGTCATCCGGACCGAGACGTCCAGCGGGAGCCTCGTCGTGAACGGCACCGTCGTGCAGTTCGTCCACCCGCACCTGCCGTTCGGCGGGGTGGGACCCAGCGGACAGGGCAACTACCACGGCGAGTACAGCTTCCGGGCGTTCTCGCACGAGCGCGCCGTGCTGCACGAACCGCTGCATTCGCCCAGCAAATCCCTGTTCCCGCCGTACGGTCGCCTCCTGCCGCGCTTCACGAGCTGGGCCCTGCGTAAACTGAACGAGTAA
- a CDS encoding MarR family winged helix-turn-helix transcriptional regulator, whose amino-acid sequence MRTPDPHPDSDPGTPTGTRALLERIVHDWQHASPGLDPSPMLTYLLIDRLHAAMERRVNRTYTPSGLNPATWDLLVTLRRSAPPAGLTPTELSELTAITGASITNRIGRLLERGLIERKIDDLDRRSNRIRLSERGRALADQLIPEHLQNEREMFSVLTADEIRTLETLAGRLLASLEPGPTPE is encoded by the coding sequence ATGCGTACCCCCGACCCGCACCCCGACTCCGACCCCGGCACGCCCACCGGCACCCGCGCCCTGCTGGAGCGCATCGTGCACGACTGGCAGCACGCCAGCCCCGGCCTCGACCCCTCACCGATGCTCACCTACCTGCTCATCGACCGGCTCCACGCCGCGATGGAACGCCGCGTGAACCGCACCTACACCCCCAGCGGCCTGAACCCCGCGACCTGGGACCTGCTCGTCACCCTGCGCCGCAGCGCCCCGCCCGCCGGACTCACCCCCACCGAGCTGAGCGAACTGACCGCCATCACCGGTGCCAGCATCACCAACCGCATCGGCCGTCTCCTCGAACGCGGCCTGATCGAACGGAAGATCGACGACCTCGACCGGCGCTCCAACCGCATCCGCCTCAGCGAGCGCGGCCGCGCCCTCGCCGACCAGCTCATCCCCGAGCACCTCCAGAACGAACGCGAGATGTTCAGCGTCCTCACGGCGGACGAGATCCGCACCCTCGAAACGCTGGCCGGACGCCTCCTCGCCAGCCTCGAACCTGGCCCCACCCCCGAATGA
- the pucL gene encoding factor-independent urate hydroxylase, whose amino-acid sequence MTDPVHPDILNTLSAAEFERHFQGVLEHSPQYARTVAGGRPYRDAEAVADAFMRAVQGGTPDEQLRLIRHHPDLAGKAALQGDLTRESASEQASAGLDRLTPDEYAEFHRLNAAYHARFDMPFIVCVREHDKASILQAAASRLAHSPEQERATALHEIGRIARLRVLDLVERPDTATQETGTQRNGRQGGDMTQDAQGTSTQDMGTQGTKVRVKLGQNNYGKADVRLFKVLRGTPRHEVKDVWVNVAMQGDFEAAHVHGDNTGLLATDTVRNTVYALAADHFTGSVEEYGKTLIRHFVQAGPRVSSVRVHFVQHQWDRNVSQGQEHDHAFTRLMPKHTAWVEGDGETFTVRSGIDELFVLKTTQSGWEGFLREQYTSLPDTDDRILATVVTSHWEYLPGDVDYDAVWQRVYDTLLRTFGDHYSHSMQFTLYRMGEAILTACPEIARIHFSFPNRHHIRYATERFGVQNPNTVFHADAEPYGLIEGWVERA is encoded by the coding sequence ATGACCGACCCCGTCCACCCGGACATCCTGAACACCCTCAGCGCCGCCGAATTCGAGCGTCACTTCCAGGGCGTCCTCGAACACTCCCCGCAGTACGCCCGCACCGTCGCGGGCGGCCGTCCCTACCGGGACGCCGAGGCGGTCGCGGACGCCTTCATGCGGGCCGTCCAGGGCGGCACGCCGGACGAACAGCTGCGCCTCATCCGGCATCACCCGGACCTCGCGGGCAAGGCGGCCCTGCAGGGCGACCTCACGCGCGAGTCCGCGTCCGAGCAGGCGTCGGCGGGCCTCGACAGGCTCACGCCGGACGAGTACGCGGAATTCCACCGCCTGAACGCCGCGTACCACGCGCGCTTCGACATGCCGTTCATCGTGTGCGTCCGCGAGCACGACAAGGCCAGCATCCTGCAGGCCGCCGCCAGCAGGCTCGCGCACAGCCCGGAGCAGGAGCGCGCCACGGCCCTGCACGAGATCGGCCGGATCGCGCGGCTGCGCGTACTGGACCTCGTGGAGCGCCCGGACACGGCGACGCAGGAGACGGGCACGCAGCGGAACGGCAGACAGGGAGGCGACATGACACAGGACGCGCAGGGCACGAGCACGCAGGACATGGGCACGCAGGGAACGAAGGTCCGGGTGAAGCTCGGGCAGAACAACTACGGCAAGGCCGACGTGCGGCTCTTCAAGGTGCTGAGAGGCACGCCCAGGCACGAGGTGAAGGACGTCTGGGTGAACGTCGCCATGCAGGGCGACTTCGAAGCGGCGCACGTCCACGGCGACAACACGGGCCTGCTCGCCACCGACACGGTCCGCAACACCGTGTACGCGCTGGCCGCCGATCACTTCACCGGCAGCGTCGAGGAGTACGGCAAGACCCTGATCCGGCACTTCGTGCAGGCCGGACCGCGCGTCAGCAGCGTCCGCGTGCACTTCGTGCAGCACCAGTGGGACCGCAACGTCTCGCAGGGCCAGGAGCACGACCACGCCTTCACGCGCCTGATGCCGAAGCACACGGCGTGGGTGGAGGGCGACGGCGAGACCTTCACCGTGCGGTCCGGCATCGACGAGCTGTTCGTCCTCAAGACCACGCAGAGCGGCTGGGAAGGCTTCCTGCGCGAGCAGTACACCTCGCTGCCCGACACCGACGACCGGATCCTCGCGACGGTCGTCACGTCCCACTGGGAGTACCTGCCGGGCGACGTGGATTACGACGCGGTGTGGCAGCGGGTATACGACACGCTCCTGCGGACCTTCGGGGACCACTACTCGCACAGCATGCAGTTCACCCTGTACCGCATGGGCGAGGCGATCCTCACGGCCTGCCCGGAGATCGCGCGGATTCACTTCTCGTTCCCGAACCGGCATCACATCCGCTACGCGACGGAACGCTTCGGGGTGCAGAACCCGAACACCGTGTTCCACGCGGACGCCGAGCCGTACGGCCTGATCGAGGGCTGGGTGGAGCGCGCGTGA